The following coding sequences are from one Planctomonas sp. JC2975 window:
- a CDS encoding Abi family protein has protein sequence MGDFLCPARRDRWMPRPPRPRGSLPYEKPPLSVDQLVDRLAGRGLQIPDRDRAIRYLRHIGYYRLSPYTIPFRQNGSDHLVREGTSFDDVLDLYVFDRALRLIVMDALERVEVAVRAALTDHMSTTYDNSHWYTDPTHFRDQHRHAGLLRIVRETCEDRLNGTPDSGEDALVHRSALEHYLTTYGSPELPPSWLMVETLTIGQLTSAYRNLRNRSDRTAIAASIGLAAPVLESWLQTYVRVRNVCAHHGRLWNVGLGVYPAIPNSPSISWLQAPDALPERSRRRLYPVLISLQSVLDTVSPRSSWAQRLYTLLKSRSPMNRAGMGIPEHWTEDPFWSLHIE, from the coding sequence TTGGGGGATTTTCTCTGCCCAGCGAGAAGGGACCGCTGGATGCCTCGACCGCCGCGACCACGCGGATCGCTGCCGTACGAGAAACCACCGCTGAGCGTCGACCAACTCGTCGACCGTCTCGCCGGCCGCGGCCTGCAGATCCCAGACAGGGATCGCGCGATCAGATACCTGCGCCACATTGGCTACTACCGGCTTTCGCCATACACGATCCCGTTTCGGCAGAACGGATCCGACCATCTCGTCCGCGAAGGTACATCCTTCGATGATGTCTTGGACCTCTATGTGTTCGACCGCGCGCTACGGCTCATAGTCATGGACGCGCTCGAACGCGTCGAGGTAGCAGTACGAGCTGCGCTCACCGATCACATGTCGACGACATACGACAACTCGCACTGGTACACGGACCCAACGCATTTCCGCGACCAGCACAGGCACGCCGGCCTGCTCAGGATCGTGCGCGAGACATGCGAAGACCGCCTCAACGGGACACCGGACTCCGGCGAAGACGCGCTCGTACACCGCTCCGCACTCGAGCACTACCTCACAACGTACGGTTCCCCGGAACTCCCGCCCTCATGGCTCATGGTCGAGACACTGACCATCGGCCAACTCACCAGCGCATACCGCAACCTACGGAACCGGTCCGACCGAACAGCAATCGCCGCGAGCATCGGACTGGCCGCGCCCGTCCTCGAGTCTTGGTTGCAAACCTATGTCCGCGTGCGGAATGTCTGCGCACACCACGGACGACTATGGAACGTCGGCCTCGGCGTCTACCCCGCGATCCCGAACTCACCATCGATCTCCTGGCTGCAAGCCCCCGACGCACTCCCCGAGAGGTCGCGGAGACGGCTTTACCCCGTGCTGATCTCGCTACAGTCAGTGCTCGACACAGTCTCACCGCGAAGCAGCTGGGCACAGCGACTCTACACACTCCTCAAATCTCGCTCCCCAATGAATCGCGCCGGAATGGGCATACCCGAACATTGGACAGAAGACCCCTTCTGGAGTCTCCACATCGAGTAA